One Citrus sinensis cultivar Valencia sweet orange chromosome 5, DVS_A1.0, whole genome shotgun sequence genomic window, TGGTCATGGAGTCTATAATTCTCCCCACAGTGAAAGGAATGTCAGCTGAGGGATGCAAGTTTGTTGGGGTCCTATATGCTGGTCTCATGATTGAGAAGAAGTCTGGCTTACCTAAGCTAATTGAGTACAACGTACGATTTGGAGATCCAGAGTGTCAGGTGAGTTGAAAATCTTCTTGGCATAATTGTCTCATGTGATCCAGcttaatcttaaatattggtTCAAGGAATGTTTGTTCGAAGAATTGGTTCTACCACAAGGCAgatcttttttcttaattttttttttattttgttaccCACCCagatttaaatcaaacttgtCCTGATTATCAGTGTGAATGAAATTCCATCCCAAGGGACTATTCACTAGTGTGCCATGTCTTGATGTTTATTCATATTAGATTAAGGTTGTGAAAGTATATGGAGTATGTCAATGTTCACACACGGTAGTGAGGGGAGAGTTTGTGAAATGGAAAGGGATTAACTTTTAGACGTACAAAAGATGTTGATATGCTTGAATTTGTTATTGCACTTGTAGTTGCCCGAAAAATATGAGTCGGACTCTTCTTTACCTTTGGAAAAACATCTGCTTTGTCAGTTGAGGCTCAACGAAATGGACTTGCTTTACActgttttcttattaaaagCGGCATGATATAGGTTCGTGCATGTAGCTTTTGTATGTCCTACTTAAATCATAGCCCTGTAATTAGAATAATAGTATTATctattttatatgatttatgaaGTAATCATGCCAAAATGCGGTTGTGGCCATCTTTTTGGTGCATGTACATGATTGTTTGTTGATGCTCAAACTAAGATTTAGGCTACTGCTGGCTGCAAATTTTACTTGCGTAGCAGcttgtataattttgttaaacacTGACATTGGTTTTGCCTTAACCTGTGCCTTGTCCCATTAATAATGATACACAGGTTTTGATGGTGAGGTTGGAGTCTGATCTGGCAGAAGTTCTACTTGCCGCTTGCAGAGGAGAGTTAACTGGGGTAACACTGAACTGGTCCCCAGGATCTGCCATGGTTGTAGTAATGGCGAGCAAAGGTTACCCCGGATCCTATGAGAAAGGATCTGTGATCCAGAACCTCGAAGAAGCAGAACAAGTTGCTCCTTCTGTAAAGATATTTCATGCAGGGACAGCACTTGACGCGGATGGCAACTTCATTGCCACTGGTGGCCGTGTTCTTGGGGTTACTGCAAAGGGAAAAGATGTTGAAGAGGCACGAGATAGAGCTTACCTAGCAGTGGAGGAAATCAACTGGCCAGGAGGGTTCTACCGGCGAGATATTGGATGGAGAGCACTTCCTCAAAAGCAATTTGCTACAAGAGAGTAAAACTAACGTCCAGATCCCAGAAAttagcactttttttttatccgtTTCTAACGTTTGAGATGGATCATGTATTACCGAATCATGTACCAAAGGAAAATGCAGTCGATGAGGTTCTCAGCCTTGTTACCCAAGGAGTCTTCATTGTTTATTCTAACTGACATCAATCAAACGAAAGTGTATTCTAACTGACATGAATCAAACAAAGATGTGCAGCAATTTCTTAATAATGCAATACTAAGAGAATTACggttgtgcgaattgtataCCCACAAGCTGTAATTGGTTCAGCTATGACTCCGAATTTTAGACCCTTAAACCTGTTGTTTCACTGGCTTATTGCCTTGCCATGTGCCTTTTTGTGTGTAACATATGAGACTTGACTCTTTGAATTAACTTATAAGAgatagtttaaattatgtgccCTTTTGTGTGTTACATAATAGATgacttgttatttttatattcaagATAAAGGACATGTTCTACGATATTTATTATGGAGTAAATAATGAATGatttattgtttataaatttatcatttagaTGACATGTTTACTCTAGACTAAATACATGACTTGTTTTTATATTCACGATAAAAATTTTCCATGagatacaatttttttatatatttatcttattaaaatataagttaatcacaatttcttttattatattttatcaaatggTAATGAATCATCCCACCCATATGAGTGGAATTCAAACCCATAgctctcttatttttaaattgagatttttattatgttggccaaattttgttttcactaAACATGAGATgggaatgaattttttttttaaataattccaTCCCAAACATTTTATCCCTCAACCAAATGCatccttttaaaataattaatttatatactctaattaataattttgaaaaggaaaaaattcaatcaaaatgaaatgacacgaacacattattttaaatttatatttaacatatccagttaaaaaataaatttaaaaaaattttaattgaataatagtaaaaaaaaaaaaaaaagaattgtattTGAAATATACAATAATTGATTTCTCTTGCAGTACATAAAACCCTAGGGGTTTCCAATTTCTCTTCACCCACTCCAACGCCCACCAAATACAAACCCTTATCTTCTCCACCAAAAGAAAGTCAACATTTTCACAGACCCACAATCACAAACATGGCGACGTTTTCAACAACCCAAATTCACTCTCTGGGTAACATTCCTTTGTCTTCAAGAAGGATTAAAGCCGCTAGTTTTCAATCATCCGCTCCGAGAACCGCCTTTTTCGGCCAAGCACTGGGCAGAAAACCGCATTTTGGCCTCCCAAACGCGGCTTTTTTGAAGttaaacaatgaaaaaaacaATACTAGAAGAAGGTGTAACGTGGGTCCGGTGAGAGTGGTGAATGAGAAGGTGGTGGGGATTGATTTGGGGACGACGAATTCGGCGGTGGCGGCGATGGAAGGGGGGAAGCCGACGATAGTGACGAATGCCGAGGGGCAACGGACGACGCCGTCTGTGGTTGCGTATACGAAGATTGGGGATAGGTTGGTGGGTCAAATTGCGAAGAGGCAGGCGGTTGTGAACCCGGAGAACACCTTCTTTTCAGTGAAGAGGTTTATTGGGAGGAAGATGTCGGAGGTTGATGATGAATCGAAGCAAGTTTCGTATAGAGTTGTGAGAGATGAGAATGGGAATGTGAAGTTGGATTGCCCTGCTATCGGTAAGCAGTTTGCTGCTGAAGAGATTTCGGCTCAGGTATAAGGGTGTTATGAAGTTTTTGTGTAATGGGTTTGTTGAAAGTttcgattttatttatttatttatttatttttgcgtTGTTTGGCTTATGATGGAATGATGAATTTGTGTCATGTTGCTGACATGTGGCTATTCACCACATAGCCATGCGTTTAAAATTAAGCAGAAGTGAAACAGTAACTGACATACTAAAATTTACTGCTATCCTATTGTTATGGGTGTAGACCTGTAGTTGAAGTTGGAATTTGGGCTCATGATggtatttttgttttacattGGGATAATGTGATGTGGATTTTGGATATGAGAatgtttgaattgaattttttttttccagggTGGGTTGGAGCTTTTTAGTTTCTAGAATGTAataggaaaagaaagaaagagttgATAGTTGCATAGgagttaatttttcttttggggaTGAATTAGGGTTTTTGGGTGGGATTGAtgagctcttttttttttttttttcaaattttttgtttgttctcATATTTATTTCTGTGACAGCATTTTCTTCCGCAAGGAAAATTGTTATAATGCATGTAAACCCACTTGTGCATAATCTTATAGTACTTGCTATGTTGTTATTCTGCAATGTGCAAGATGCACTTACCTGCAACCTGCGAGGAACTTCTTAAGGctcaaagaaacaaatatagttattctttattattatttttttgaattacatTGAAGTAGTTCATTCTAATTGGTCAACTTGAAATTGCACCGTGCATTTGTCTTCCTTTTAGGTGTATTAACTCATTTTACATATGTAGAGTACTTGCTGATGGTTAATTTATTCTGTTTTTCTATATCAGGTCTTGAGAAAGCTTGTGGATGATGCATCCAAGTtcttaaatgataaaataactaaagctGTGGTCACAGTGCCTGCTTACTTCAATGATTCCCAGAGGACAGCGACAAAGGATGCTGGTCGTATAGCTGGCTTAGAAGTTCTGCGTATCATCAATGAGCCTACCGCTGCCTCGCTTGCCTATggatttgaaaggaaaaacaatGAGACCATCCTAGTGTTTGACCTTGGTGGTGGTACTTTTGATGTTTCAGGTACTCTTTCAGAAGTTCATTTTTGTTCTGTCTTCTGCAGATATCTTAgggaatttattttaattgcagCTTAAGTAATGCGGCTGGAAATTGATCTTGGTGactatcaaattattttgaatggaAAGGTCTGTTCATTCTTAAATATCTTATTTCTTTCTATTCCAGTGCTTGAGGTTGGAGATGGAGTGTTTGAAGTGCTTTCAACTTCAGGAGATACACATTTGGGTGGGGACGACTTTGATAAGGTTGGAATACCTTTATAATATAGTGCCTTCAATTTTGTTTGTACCTATGTGTAAGAGCAAAGTAATTTGGATTTACTTATGTGATTAATGGACATGCAATTATCATATGCTATATGAAGAGAGTTGTTGATTGGCTTGCTGAAAACTTCAAAAGAGATGAAGGTGTCGTTCTTTTGAATGACAAACAAGCTCTTCAGCGACTAACAGAAGCAGCTGAGAAAGCTAAAATGGAGCTGTCATCTTTGACTCAGGCAAACATCAGGTATGTTATTTGTATCtatttaactcttttttttattcaggTGCATATCATCCTCTTGGCTGTTTGTtgtactaataattttttgtttttccagcTTGCCTTTCATTACTGCTACTGCAGATGGGCCTAAGCATATCGAGACTACCCTTACAAGGGCCAAGTTTGAGGAATTGTGTTCTGATCTACTTGACAGGTTAGCTTATTTTACACTAGTTCTTTCAACATGGCGGTGCATGTTTTAACGGAATATTTGCTTTTGAGCCCTTGCTGTAACGGTAGATGTTTCTATTATCTCGTGGCCTCTTCTGTGTAACCATTGGGGTCCTAAAtgcttcattttttaaatgcttCATTTTTAGTCTCATCTACTTGATTTGCCTTGATAGGCTAAAGAAACCTGTTGAAACTGCCTTGAGGGATGCAAAACTTTCATTCAACGATCTAGATGAGGTTATCCTTGTTGGTGGATCAACCCGTATTCCGGCTGTTCAGGAGCTGGTGAAAAAGATGACTGGGAAGGATCCAAATGTCACTGTTAATCCTGATGAAGTGGTTGCCTTAGGAGCTGCTGTTCAGGTAGGTTCAATACTTACCAAAATATATTCTGCTCTGTGCATTTTTGAGttcattaaatttgtaaagGAGAATTTTATAATCCTGATTTCGTGGTGGATATTATTTCACAACTATCTTAGGCTGAATTTGTGGTcgattatttttcttactcCATTTAGTTACATAGtcttatgaaatattttatgactTTAGGGAGGTGTTCTTGCTGGAGATGTCAGTGACATTGTCCTATTGGATGTTACACCACTATCTATTGGTTTAGAAACCCTCGGTGGTGTTATGACAAAGATCATCCCAAGAAACACAACTCTTCCTACCTCCAAATCAGAGGTGTTCTCCACTGCTGGAGATGGACAAACAAGTGTTGAGATCAATGTCCTTCAAGGTGAAAGAGAGTTTGTTAGGGATAACAAATCACTGGGCAGCTTCCGTCTAGATGGTATCCCACCAGCTCCACGTGGGGTCCCCCAAATTGAGGTCAAATTTGACATCGACGCCAATGGAATTCTCTCTGTCACTGCTGTTGACAAAGGCTCGGGGAAGAAACAAGACATCACCATTACTGGTGCTAGTACCTTGCCCAGTGATGAGGTCAGTTTGATATACTCTAGCTAACTGGGTGCTTGTTTAAAACTActatttttcttcatcttgcAGTGCCTTCAATAAAATCGTTAATTGTTGCAGAATTTATGTTGCTTTTTCAGGAGTGGTTAACGCAGCTTAATATATTTGTgctaagtttattttctttctactTTACCTTGCATCCATTACTACTTTGTAGTTAAGAGCCAATTATGTTGCAGCCTTTGTACATTTCGGCGTTTCAAGTCAGAAGGCAGAAGCTACAGGATACCCAGTCATTTTCTGTGGCTGAATTATTTATGACCAGTCTTACAATGTGTTTGACTGTTGGCTGTTTTAATGGAACTTGCTCATATGAATTTAAAAGTTGCATGATTGCTACAATTATTGTCttgtaaatgaaattttttcttaagatGGGACCTATATCATTCAACGAATTGTGCTGTACTAATGTCTCTATCAAAATCTGCAGGTGGAGAGAATGGTGAAAGAAGCTGAGAAGTTCGCGAAGGAGGACAAGGAAAGGAGGGATGCCATTGACACAAAGAACCAAGCTGATTCCCTCGTGTATCAGACAGAGAAACAGCTGAAGGAGCTGGCAGAAAAAGTTCCAGCACCAGTCAAGGAGAAGGTTGAAGGAAAACTTCAGGATCTGAAGGATTCCATTTCAGAAGAGTCAACTCAAAAGATGAAGGACGCCATGGCCGCCCTTAACCAAGAAGTCATGCAGCTTGGCCAGTCTCTATACAACCAACCAGGTGCTGGACCTGCTCCCGGTGCGGAAGCTGGGCCGTCGGATTCGTCCAACAAGGGACCTGATAGTGATGTTATTGATGCCGATTTTTCTGACAGCAAATGAGGACCTTATAGCTTTCTGTTCTCATTCCTGGTATCATTTTTGTTGCATGGGCAAAGGACACAACGTTGTTTTTAGAAATATAGAAGATATTGGTGACAGCTACAGATGGTAGGAAACCCCCATTTGCAAACGAAACTAGTTTTATTTCTTGTGTATAAAACGCACTTCAACAATagttcatttattaaatgcaGAATATGGTTTTTATGATGAATTTtagagttaattttgaatatttatgtGTGATATGTTGtcattctcaaaaaaaaaaaaaaatgtgtgataTGTTGTCAATAATGCTGGGATCTCAATGTTGTATGTGTgaatttgttattgttatgGGGATGAAGTAACGATCTGACTTCTGAGATTGAGTGGACAGAGAGAATCAGAGAActgcacattaaaaatatcattgaAATTTTCAGTGCAAAGCAAAGGTGATTGCACTGGAAAATGTCCTAAAAATGCCCTGAGAAAAAGTGTGCTTCTGGCAACTGCCGTTGCGTTTGCAATTAATGCTTCGAGCTTGAGGATAAAGATGCTAATTTTGTCAtctataattacaataaactaCTAAATTTCATCTgccattcatttttttctttttaaagctTTAGGCCACGTAGAAGTCTTTCAAAGTGACTAATTTCGTGATATCGTTTATATAACGTCATTCAACCTCTGTCATTTTTCTATCTTAAATGCgtcaacaaaaagaaaaagaaagctgTAAACTATTAGGTCTACTAAGTGAGTGTTTGTGGTGCTTTTAACTTTGTTTTGAAAGCAAACCAGCACAAGACACTTTCATTTGGTAATAAATGTATTACCACTCATCCAATGCTTATAGTTTACAGCTAGTGAGTGTGGCTTAAAAAACAACACTTCCGTTCCAACATgctgctttgaatttgaaatataaagttTGTATTTCGTAAAAAATGactaataaaatgataatatcagCATCTGTGATCCATTAGGTAAAACCTATATATCAAAAAGATCTTTATGAAATGAAAGTGTGATATGGCTTTTATAGAACATTGGTGATCGACCATATGCCTAATAAAAAGTTCATCAATTGGAAAAggaatagggatggcaatggagaggggaggggaggggaggggatcGACATCTCCACACTCATTCCCgatattttacatatattcCTGTCCCCTCCCAATCTCCATTAGAATTGATTGAGGAGATCACCGTTCCCTCCCCGAATGATAAGAGGGGATTTCTGAGGGGTCCACAAACCTCGAATAACTAATacgttttatatttaaattttgaacttgattaatcatattaaaataaaaatttaaacaaaagtaAGGTTTGACAATATATCTTACACTAACATTAATCCATTACAAAAATCGTactacaaaatataaatgatcaGAATAATTATCTTCGTCAATCTTCATAATcttatgaaaaaaagaaattgttttatatcaataatgaaataaatgaaatgggTATAgatactaaaattaatatttttaataaaagcgtTTACTCTTGTACCTCATACTCCTCCTGTTCTTCCTCAAGAAATGTGACAAATTGAGAGATGATATCAGGTTTCAAatctaaaacaataaaaaaatctaaacaaTATGACTCATTATCTGAAATAGTTTTGGGCCAAGATATTTAGAATAAGGTCTGGTTGAATAGTAATTCAGGACTACAACTAGTTAAGTAGGTTCGAAATTTTTATAGCagatttgtataaatattttgatatttgttatttaaactaatatttaatataatttaaatttcattattcatttattaataattctaaaaaatagaaccaaaattaaaaattaatatgaggaaatggggaaatgggtacgGGATGGAGATTTCACCTTATCCCCATCCCTTTTCCGAATAAAAAACTGGGTAAAAAATTATCCACATTCCCttcccgaataagaaattaggtATCAAATTGTCCTCATACCCTCCACGAATAGGGAAAATCCCCAAAGATTCCCATCCCCGTAAGAATTTTCTGTGGCTGAATTATTTATGACCAGTCTTACAATATGTTTTGACCGTTGGCTGTTTTAATGGAACTTGCTCATATGAATTTAAAAGTTGCATGATTGCTACAATTATTGTCttgtaaatgaaattttttcttaagcTGGGACCTATATCATTCAGCGAATTGTGCTGTACTAATGTCTCTATCAAAATCTGCAGGTGGAGAGAATGGTGAAAGAAGCTGAGAAGTTCGCGAAGGAGGACAAGGAAAGGAGGGATGCCATTGACACAAAGAACCAAGCTGATTCCCTCGTGTATCAGACAGAGAAACAGCTGAAGGAGCTGGCAGAAAAAGTTCCAGCACCAGTCAAGGAGAAGGTTGAAGGGAAACTTCAGGATCTGAAGGATTCCATTTCAGAAGAGTCAACTCAAAAGATGAAGGACGCCATGGCCGCCCTTAACCAAGAAGTCATGCAGCTTGGCCAGTCTCTATACAACCAACCAGGTGCTGGACCTGCTCCCGGTGCGGAAGCTGGGCCGTCGGATTCGTCCAACAAGGGACCTGATAGTGATGTTATTGATGCCGATTTTTCTGACAGCAAATGAGTACCTTACAGCTTTCTGTTCCCATTCCTGGTATCATTTTTGTTGCATGGGCAAAGGACACAACGTTGTTTTTAGAAA contains:
- the LOC102606928 gene encoding stromal 70 kDa heat shock-related protein, chloroplastic isoform X2, with the protein product MATFSTTQIHSLGNIPLSSRRIKAASFQSSAPRTAFFGQALGRKPHFGLPNAAFLKLNNEKNNTRRRCNVGPVRVVNEKVVGIDLGTTNSAVAAMEGGKPTIVTNAEGQRTTPSVVAYTKIGDRLVGQIAKRQAVVNPENTFFSVKRFIGRKMSEVDDESKQVSYRVVRDENGNVKLDCPAIGKQFAAEEISAQVLRKLVDDASKFLNDKITKAVVTVPAYFNDSQRTATKDAGRIAGLEVLRIINEPTAASLAYGFERKNNETILVFDLGGGTFDVSVLEVGDGVFEVLSTSGDTHLGGDDFDKRVVDWLAENFKRDEGVVLLNDKQALQRLTEAAEKAKMELSSLTQANISLPFITATADGPKHIETTLTRAKFEELCSDLLDRLKKPVETALRDAKLSFNDLDEVILVGGSTRIPAVQELVKKMTGKDPNVTVNPDEVVALGAAVQGGVLAGDVSDIVLLDVTPLSIGLETLGGVMTKIIPRNTTLPTSKSEVFSTAGDGQTSVEINVLQGEREFVRDNKSLGSFRLDGIPPAPRGVPQIEVKFDIDANGILSVTAVDKGSGKKQDITITGASTLPSDEVERMVKEAEKFAKEDKERRDAIDTKNQADSLVYQTEKQLKELAEKVPAPVKEKVEGKLQDLKDSISEESTQKMKDAMAALNQEVMQLGQSLYNQPGAGPAPGAEAGPSDSSNKGPDSDVIDADFSDSK
- the LOC102606928 gene encoding stromal 70 kDa heat shock-related protein, chloroplastic isoform X3, which produces MATFSTTQIHSLGNIPLSSRRIKAASFQSSAPRTAFFGQALGRKPHFGLPNAAFLKLNNEKNNTRRRCNVGPVRVVNEKVVGIDLGTTNSAVAAMEGGKPTIVTNAEGQRTTPSVVAYTKIGDRLVGQIAKRQAVVNPENTFFSVKRFIGRKMSEVDDESKQVSYRVVRDENGNVKLDCPAIGKQFAAEEISAQVLRKLVDDASKFLNDKITKAVVTVPAYFNDSQRTATKDAGRIAGLEVLRIINEPTAASLAYGFERKNNETILVFDLGGGTFDVSVLEVGDGVFEVLSTSGDTHLGGDDFDKRVVDWLAENFKRDEGVVLLNDKQALQRLTEAAEKAKMELSSLTQANISLPFITATADGPKHIETTLTRAKFEELCSDLLDRLKKPVETALRDAKLSFNDLDEVILVGGSTRIPAVQELVKKMTGKDPNVTVNPDEVVALGAAVQGGVLAGDVSDIVLLDVTPLSIGLETLGGVMTKIIPRNTTLPTSKSEVFSTAGDGQTSVEINVLQGEREFVRDNKSLGSFRLDGIPPAPRGVPQIEVKFDIDANGILSVTAVDKGSGKKQDITITGASTLPSDEVERMVKEAEKFAKEDKERRDAIDTKNQADSLVYQTEKQLKELAEKVPAPVKEKVEGKLQDLKDSISEESTQKMKDAMAALNQEVMQLGQSLYNQPGAGPAPGAGPAPGAEAGPSDSSNKGPDSDVIDADFSDSK
- the LOC102606928 gene encoding stromal 70 kDa heat shock-related protein, chloroplastic isoform X1, which codes for MATFSTTQIHSLGNIPLSSRRIKAASFQSSAPRTAFFGQALGRKPHFGLPNAAFLKLNNEKNNTRRRCNVGPVRVVNEKVVGIDLGTTNSAVAAMEGGKPTIVTNAEGQRTTPSVVAYTKIGDRLVGQIAKRQAVVNPENTFFSVKRFIGRKMSEVDDESKQVSYRVVRDENGNVKLDCPAIGKQFAAEEISAQVLRKLVDDASKFLNDKITKAVVTVPAYFNDSQRTATKDAGRIAGLEVLRIINEPTAASLAYGFERKNNETILVFDLGGGTFDVSVLEVGDGVFEVLSTSGDTHLGGDDFDKRVVDWLAENFKRDEGVVLLNDKQALQRLTEAAEKAKMELSSLTQANISLPFITATADGPKHIETTLTRAKFEELCSDLLDRLKKPVETALRDAKLSFNDLDEVILVGGSTRIPAVQELVKKMTGKDPNVTVNPDEVVALGAAVQGGVLAGDVSDIVLLDVTPLSIGLETLGGVMTKIIPRNTTLPTSKSEVFSTAGDGQTSVEINVLQGEREFVRDNKSLGSFRLDGIPPAPRGVPQIEVKFDIDANGILSVTAVDKGSGKKQDITITGASTLPSDEVERMVKEAEKFAKEDKERRDAIDTKNQADSLVYQTEKQLKELAEKVPAPVKEKVEGKLQDLKDSISEESTQKMKDAMAALNQEVMQLGQSLYNQPGAGPAPGAEAGPSDSSNKGPDSDVIDADFSDSK